The following are encoded together in the Halomonas halophila genome:
- a CDS encoding sugar phosphate isomerase/epimerase family protein, with product MHNNTTRPLAAFRPRTLLACLWAALALPGLAHAQSQDPAASPVAAQMYTLRDVGSLEQQFAAVERAGIASVELVGDQGVVAEEMNALLAEHELSVSSSHVPLDDLRHDLDDVVAFHRAIGNDTLVIPYLAEDERPDSAEGWRALGEEIGGLASRLAEDDMRLAYHNHDFEMRTFDGRTALEILLEAAGPEVMGEVDLAWVARGGQDPAEYLEHFDGRLFAIHAKDNAPAGTAEDQRGFAIIGQGVLDWDELLPAAREAGAEVYVIEHDQPKDAQAVLTEGNRFLEAALSAQAD from the coding sequence ATGCACAACAACACGACACGCCCGCTCGCTGCCTTCCGCCCCCGCACGCTGCTGGCCTGCCTGTGGGCCGCCCTGGCACTGCCGGGGCTGGCCCACGCCCAGTCTCAGGACCCGGCCGCCTCGCCGGTGGCCGCCCAGATGTACACCCTGCGCGACGTCGGCTCGCTGGAGCAGCAGTTCGCTGCCGTCGAGCGCGCCGGCATCGCCTCGGTGGAACTGGTCGGCGACCAGGGCGTCGTGGCCGAGGAGATGAACGCGCTGCTGGCCGAGCACGAGCTGTCGGTCAGCTCCAGCCACGTGCCCCTCGACGACCTGCGCCACGATCTCGACGACGTGGTCGCCTTCCATCGCGCGATCGGCAACGACACCCTGGTGATTCCCTACCTGGCCGAGGACGAGCGCCCCGACAGCGCCGAGGGCTGGCGGGCGCTCGGCGAGGAGATCGGCGGCCTGGCCAGCCGACTCGCCGAGGACGACATGCGCCTGGCCTACCACAACCACGACTTCGAGATGCGGACCTTCGACGGCCGCACGGCGCTGGAGATCCTGCTGGAGGCCGCCGGCCCCGAGGTGATGGGCGAGGTCGACCTGGCCTGGGTGGCCCGCGGCGGCCAGGACCCGGCCGAGTACCTCGAGCACTTCGACGGCCGGCTGTTCGCGATCCACGCCAAGGACAACGCCCCGGCCGGCACTGCCGAGGACCAGCGCGGCTTCGCCATCATCGGCCAGGGCGTTCTCGACTGGGACGAGCTCCTGCCCGCCGCCCGCGAGGCCGGCGCCGAGGTCTACGTCATCGAGCACGACCAGCCGAAGGATGCCCAGGCGGTGCTGACCGAGGGCAACCGCTTCCTCGAGGCGGCGCTGTCGGCGCAGGCCGATTGA
- a CDS encoding GMC oxidoreductase, whose product MADHHYDAIVVGSGISGGWAAKELTEKGLKVLLLERGRNIEHIKDYHNAHKEAWDYPHRGEPTQQMKADYPVLSRDYPLNEQTLGMWADERANPYVEQQRFDWFRGYHVGGRSLLWGRQSYRWAPTDFEANQREGVAVDWPIRYEDLAPWYDYVERFAGIAGTREGLDILPDGEFLPPIPLNRVEKDVAARLQQSFGGRRHLIHSRTANITQPKPEQNRVNCQFRNKCWLGCPYGGYFSTQSATLPVAMATGNLTLRPFSIVTQVLYDRDRGRARGVEVLDAENGQTFEYTADVVFLNASTFNSTWVLMNSATDVWPGGLGSSSGELGHNVMDHHFRVGASGEIEGYEDTYYFGRRPAGFYIPRFRNVGDDRRDYLRGFGYQGSASRERWEREVAEVSHGAALKQALSQPGGWSIGMTAFGEMLPRHANRISLDPGVTDAWGLPVLAMDVGLGDNERAMRRDMVQDAVDMLEAAGVRNVTPEEGDYAPGMGIHEMGTARMGRDPATSVLNAHNQVWDAPNVYVTDGACMTSSSCVNPSLTYMALTARAVDHAVRELKRGNLA is encoded by the coding sequence GTGGCAGATCATCATTACGACGCCATCGTGGTGGGTTCGGGCATCAGCGGCGGCTGGGCCGCCAAGGAGCTCACCGAGAAGGGACTCAAGGTGCTGCTGCTGGAGCGCGGCCGCAACATCGAGCACATCAAGGACTACCACAACGCCCACAAGGAGGCCTGGGACTACCCGCACCGCGGCGAGCCGACCCAGCAGATGAAGGCCGACTATCCGGTGCTCAGCCGCGATTATCCGCTCAACGAGCAGACCCTGGGCATGTGGGCCGACGAGCGGGCCAACCCCTACGTCGAGCAGCAGCGCTTCGACTGGTTCCGCGGCTATCACGTCGGCGGTCGCTCGCTGCTGTGGGGGCGCCAGAGCTACCGCTGGGCGCCGACGGACTTCGAGGCCAACCAGCGCGAGGGCGTGGCCGTCGACTGGCCGATCCGCTACGAGGATCTGGCGCCCTGGTACGACTACGTCGAGCGCTTCGCCGGCATCGCCGGGACCCGCGAGGGGCTGGATATCCTGCCCGACGGCGAGTTCCTGCCGCCGATCCCGCTGAACCGCGTGGAGAAGGACGTGGCTGCGCGCCTCCAGCAATCCTTCGGCGGCCGTCGCCATCTCATCCACAGCCGGACGGCCAACATCACCCAGCCCAAGCCGGAGCAGAATCGGGTCAACTGCCAGTTCCGCAACAAGTGCTGGCTGGGCTGCCCCTACGGCGGCTACTTCAGCACCCAGTCGGCGACCCTGCCGGTGGCCATGGCCACCGGCAACCTGACCCTGCGGCCCTTCTCGATCGTCACCCAGGTGCTCTACGACAGGGACCGCGGCCGCGCCCGGGGCGTCGAGGTGCTGGACGCCGAGAACGGCCAGACCTTCGAGTACACCGCCGACGTGGTGTTCCTCAACGCTTCCACCTTCAACTCCACCTGGGTGCTGATGAACTCGGCCACCGACGTCTGGCCGGGCGGGCTCGGCAGCAGCAGCGGCGAGCTCGGCCACAACGTCATGGACCACCACTTCCGGGTCGGCGCCAGCGGCGAGATCGAGGGCTACGAGGACACCTATTACTTCGGGCGACGCCCCGCGGGCTTCTATATTCCGCGCTTCCGCAACGTCGGCGACGACCGCCGCGACTACCTGCGCGGCTTCGGCTACCAGGGCTCGGCCAGCCGCGAGCGCTGGGAGCGCGAGGTCGCCGAGGTCAGCCACGGCGCCGCGCTCAAGCAGGCGCTCAGCCAGCCGGGGGGCTGGAGCATCGGTATGACCGCCTTCGGCGAGATGCTGCCCCGCCACGCCAACCGCATCTCGCTGGACCCTGGCGTCACCGACGCCTGGGGCCTGCCGGTGCTGGCGATGGACGTCGGGCTCGGTGACAACGAGCGCGCCATGCGCCGCGACATGGTGCAGGACGCGGTGGACATGCTCGAGGCCGCCGGGGTGCGGAACGTGACGCCCGAGGAGGGCGACTACGCGCCGGGCATGGGCATCCACGAGATGGGCACCGCGCGCATGGGGCGCGATCCCGCCACCTCGGTGCTCAACGCCCACAACCAGGTATGGGACGCGCCCAATGTCTACGTCACCGACGGCGCCTGCATGACCTCGTCGTCCTGCGTCAATCCATCGCTGACCTACATGGCGCTGACCGCCCGGGCGGTCGACCACGCCGTGCGCGAGCTGAAGAGGGGGAACCTGGCATGA
- a CDS encoding gluconate 2-dehydrogenase subunit 3 family protein, protein MNRRELLKMIAVATGTALVGGQALTAFAGGRGEEALTDADVRLLDEVAETLLPRTDTPGARDAEVGDFMRVFVRDCYTAEQQARFRDGIARIEAHSRAAHGAGFLALDAPRRGEVVAALDREARARVAAEGELHGFTLIKQLTLFGFFTSKVGGTEVLRYVAIPGRYDGDLAYEPGEPAWATT, encoded by the coding sequence ATGAATCGCCGCGAACTGCTCAAGATGATCGCCGTCGCTACCGGCACCGCGCTGGTCGGCGGCCAGGCCCTCACCGCCTTCGCCGGCGGCAGGGGCGAGGAGGCACTGACGGACGCGGACGTGCGCCTGCTCGACGAGGTGGCCGAGACCCTGCTGCCGCGTACCGATACCCCGGGCGCAAGGGACGCCGAGGTCGGCGACTTCATGCGGGTGTTCGTGCGCGACTGCTACACCGCCGAGCAGCAGGCGCGGTTCCGCGACGGCATCGCCCGGATCGAGGCCCACAGCCGCGCGGCCCATGGCGCCGGCTTCCTGGCCCTGGACGCGCCGCGCCGCGGCGAGGTCGTCGCCGCCCTCGACCGCGAGGCTCGGGCGCGGGTCGCCGCCGAGGGCGAGCTCCACGGCTTCACCCTGATCAAGCAGCTGACCCTGTTCGGCTTCTTCACCTCGAAGGTCGGCGGCACCGAGGTACTGCGCTACGTGGCCATCCCCGGCCGCTACGACGGCGACCTGGCCTACGAGCCCGGCGAGCCGGCCTGGGCGACCACCTGA
- a CDS encoding 3-keto-disaccharide hydrolase, whose amino-acid sequence MHKGVSAGALMTGLATLATLASTAPQADASSDAERAARTEVWEPAPPVVAAPAGGVPSDAVVLFDGTDLSAWEGEAGGPAEWRVEDGAMTVVPGAGGIRTREAFCDVQLHLEWRTPADIDGFDGQDRGNSGVFLQQRYEIQVLDSHDNPTYANGQAASIYKQHMPLVNASRGPGEWQAYDILYTAPRFDEDGELDAPAHVTVLHNGVLVQHHATIQGTTEWIGAPSYDEAHGCAPLALQDHDAAVSFRNVWIRRL is encoded by the coding sequence ATGCACAAGGGAGTATCTGCGGGCGCGCTGATGACCGGGCTGGCCACGCTGGCCACCCTGGCGTCGACCGCTCCCCAGGCCGACGCGTCGAGTGACGCCGAGCGGGCGGCTAGGACGGAGGTCTGGGAGCCGGCGCCGCCGGTGGTGGCGGCACCGGCCGGCGGCGTGCCGTCGGACGCCGTGGTGCTGTTCGACGGCACGGATCTCTCCGCCTGGGAAGGCGAGGCGGGCGGGCCGGCCGAGTGGCGGGTGGAGGACGGCGCCATGACGGTGGTGCCCGGCGCCGGCGGTATCCGCACCCGGGAGGCGTTCTGCGATGTCCAGCTGCATCTTGAATGGCGCACCCCGGCCGACATCGACGGTTTCGACGGCCAGGATCGCGGCAACAGCGGCGTCTTCCTGCAGCAGCGCTACGAGATCCAGGTGCTGGATTCCCACGACAACCCCACCTACGCCAACGGTCAGGCGGCCTCGATCTACAAGCAGCACATGCCGCTGGTCAACGCCTCCCGGGGGCCGGGCGAGTGGCAGGCCTACGACATCCTCTACACCGCGCCGCGCTTCGACGAGGACGGCGAGCTGGACGCGCCGGCCCACGTCACGGTGCTGCACAACGGCGTGCTGGTGCAGCATCACGCCACGATCCAGGGCACCACCGAGTGGATCGGCGCGCCTTCCTACGACGAGGCCCACGGCTGCGCGCCGCTCGCCCTGCAGGATCACGACGCGGCGGTGAGCTTTCGCAACGTATGGATCAGAAGGCTCTAA
- a CDS encoding LacI family DNA-binding transcriptional regulator, with the protein MSNIRKVAELAGVSVATVSRTLKSPDIVSPATRDKVRRAIEASGYRPNQMAVQFRSRRSHNLAVLVPTIANTFFARVIAGVQQAAREQGYGVLLCNTLGQEEDEIQYAGMVAARQADGVIQLRAFNPFPDDAVEPGRPLPMVNACEVLDDAPCPTLRIDNRAAARTLTEHLIALGHRRIAMIQGPRRSPLTRDRVAGYRDALAAAGIAPDETLLCPGDFTPASGHAAAGSLLAVESPPTAIFCESDEMAIGAISRLRQAGLSVPADVSVAGFDDIAFASYSDPALTTIAQPAEAFGRRAVEMLIAILEGRGEVAPRVVLPHELVIRDSTAPPRDDIRDRG; encoded by the coding sequence ATGTCCAATATACGCAAGGTCGCCGAACTGGCGGGCGTCTCCGTGGCCACGGTGTCGCGGACCCTCAAGTCGCCGGATATCGTGTCGCCGGCCACCCGCGACAAGGTGCGCCGAGCCATCGAGGCCTCGGGCTATCGCCCCAACCAGATGGCCGTGCAGTTCCGCTCCCGGCGCAGCCACAACCTGGCGGTGCTGGTGCCGACCATCGCCAACACCTTCTTCGCCCGGGTGATCGCCGGGGTCCAGCAGGCGGCCCGCGAGCAGGGCTACGGCGTGCTGCTGTGCAACACCCTGGGGCAGGAAGAGGACGAGATCCAGTACGCCGGCATGGTGGCCGCCCGCCAGGCCGACGGCGTCATCCAGCTGCGCGCCTTCAACCCCTTTCCGGACGATGCCGTCGAGCCGGGCCGGCCGCTGCCCATGGTCAACGCCTGCGAGGTGCTCGACGACGCCCCTTGCCCGACGCTCCGGATCGACAACCGGGCGGCGGCGCGTACCCTCACCGAGCATCTGATCGCGCTGGGCCACCGGCGCATTGCCATGATTCAGGGGCCGCGGCGCAGCCCGCTGACCCGCGATCGCGTGGCAGGCTATCGCGATGCGCTGGCGGCCGCGGGCATCGCGCCCGACGAGACCCTGCTGTGCCCCGGCGACTTCACCCCGGCTTCCGGACATGCGGCGGCGGGCAGCCTGCTGGCCGTCGAGTCGCCGCCGACCGCGATCTTCTGCGAGAGCGACGAGATGGCCATCGGCGCCATCAGTCGCCTCCGGCAGGCGGGGCTGTCGGTGCCCGCCGACGTCTCGGTGGCCGGCTTCGACGATATCGCCTTCGCCTCCTACAGCGATCCGGCGCTGACCACCATCGCCCAGCCCGCCGAGGCCTTCGGGCGTCGCGCCGTGGAGATGCTGATCGCTATCCTGGAGGGGCGCGGCGAGGTCGCGCCCAGGGTCGTGCTGCCCCACGAGCTGGTGATTCGCGACAGCACCGCGCCGCCCCGCGACGACATCCGGGACCGCGGATAG